In Hymenobacter gelipurpurascens, one DNA window encodes the following:
- the groES gene encoding co-chaperone GroES, which translates to MSLSIKPLADRVIIAPAAAEEKTKSGIIIPDTAKEKPQRGEVVAVGEGKVADNGTTIKPQVKAGDQVLYGKYAGTEITVDGQDYLIMKESDIFAVL; encoded by the coding sequence ATGTCGCTTAGCATCAAACCGCTGGCTGACCGCGTTATCATCGCGCCGGCCGCCGCCGAGGAGAAAACCAAATCGGGCATCATCATCCCCGACACGGCCAAGGAAAAACCCCAGCGTGGCGAAGTAGTAGCCGTAGGTGAAGGCAAAGTGGCCGACAACGGTACCACCATCAAGCCGCAGGTGAAAGCCGGCGACCAAGTGCTGTATGGTAAGTACGCAGGTACTGAAATTACGGTAGATGGTCAGGACTACCTCATCATGAAGGAGTCGGACATCTTCGCCGTACTGTAG
- the secG gene encoding preprotein translocase subunit SecG: protein MYTALIVLILFVCLLLGLVVLAQNPKGGGISSQFGAGGAAQLMGVKRTGDLLERLTWGLAIALIVLSLGTHVIGGNQSGQVRSINQQKALETRIPATPAPSGPATPGAPGAAAPGPAAPQSAPATAPVQQPATAPAN from the coding sequence ATGTACACCGCTCTTATTGTCCTGATTCTTTTTGTTTGCCTGTTGCTAGGCCTAGTCGTATTGGCCCAGAACCCCAAAGGCGGCGGAATTTCCAGCCAGTTTGGCGCAGGTGGTGCCGCACAGCTGATGGGCGTTAAGCGTACCGGCGACCTGCTGGAGCGCCTCACCTGGGGCCTCGCCATTGCCCTAATTGTACTGAGCCTCGGTACTCACGTAATTGGTGGCAACCAAAGCGGTCAGGTTCGCAGCATAAACCAGCAGAAAGCGCTGGAAACTCGTATTCCGGCTACGCCGGCTCCTTCTGGCCCAGCTACTCCCGGTGCCCCGGGCGCTGCTGCTCCTGGTCCTGCTGCTCCTCAGTCGGCTCCGGCCACGGCTCCCGTTCAGCAGCCTGCCACGGCTCCGGCCAACTAA
- a CDS encoding LptE family protein, translating to MTSNKRNAGLPSWLVACFLLLLSLSGCSVYSFSGTNISPEIQTISISTFQNNANNGPSFLAQRFTEDFKDYFQRNTTLKQQARDGDLQFEGQIIAFDFAPAAIQQQNNQDIAGVNRLTIQVRVKYTNTKDPKQDFEQTFQSTRDFPASRDISSINNDPAALREVFRNIITDTFNKSVANW from the coding sequence ATGACCTCGAACAAGCGTAACGCCGGGCTTCCCTCCTGGCTGGTTGCCTGCTTTCTGCTTCTGCTGTCATTGAGTGGCTGCAGCGTGTACTCCTTTAGCGGCACCAATATTTCGCCGGAAATACAAACGATTTCCATCTCCACCTTCCAGAACAACGCCAATAACGGCCCGTCGTTTTTGGCCCAGCGCTTTACGGAAGATTTCAAGGACTATTTCCAGCGCAACACTACGCTCAAACAACAGGCCCGCGACGGCGATTTACAGTTTGAGGGCCAGATCATTGCGTTTGATTTTGCGCCCGCAGCTATTCAACAGCAGAACAACCAGGACATTGCCGGTGTCAACCGCCTAACCATTCAGGTGCGGGTGAAGTACACGAATACTAAAGACCCCAAGCAGGACTTTGAGCAGACCTTCCAAAGCACCCGCGACTTTCCGGCCAGTCGGGATATTTCCAGCATTAATAATGATCCAGCGGCCCTGCGTGAGGTTTTTCGCAACATCATTACCGATACGTTTAATAAGTCGGTGGCGAACTGGTAA
- a CDS encoding sigma-54 interaction domain-containing protein, producing the protein MTPSEIQSIKQRFGIIGNAPSLNYAIQVAAQVAPTDMTVLITGESGSGKESFSKIIHALSPRKHGQFIAINCGAIPEGTIDSELFGHEKGSFTGAQEARKGYFEVTNGGTIFLDEIGEMPLGTQARLLRVLENGEFIRVGSSKVQKTDVRVVAATNVNLLDAVREGRFREDLYYRLNTVPITVPPLRERDDDIYLLFRKFATDFADRYRVKPVSLTPEAVQELQRFRFPGNIRQLKNVAEQMSVLETDREVDARRLRQYLPADQSSRLPMLVHAAGSATDGAGNTYSERDLLYKVLFDMRRDMTDLKKLVLDMATGQRPHETQELLRQNSHLFNNLSVAPYENGQAARPLRQPSPDGSSSEYILNSRDLDVEDAADYEDDAHRVEDITHETEEETLSLEAKEKEMIIKALKKHHNKRKYAAHDLGISERTLYRKLKQYDLEQA; encoded by the coding sequence TTGACTCCTTCCGAAATACAATCTATCAAGCAGCGCTTTGGCATCATTGGCAATGCACCGTCGCTGAATTACGCCATTCAGGTAGCGGCCCAGGTGGCGCCTACCGACATGACGGTGCTTATCACCGGCGAGAGTGGCTCCGGCAAGGAGTCGTTTTCCAAGATCATTCATGCGCTTTCGCCGCGCAAGCACGGCCAGTTCATTGCCATCAACTGCGGCGCCATTCCGGAAGGCACCATCGACTCGGAGCTGTTCGGTCACGAGAAAGGTTCGTTTACTGGTGCCCAGGAAGCCCGCAAGGGTTACTTCGAAGTGACCAACGGCGGCACCATTTTCCTGGATGAGATTGGCGAGATGCCGCTCGGCACCCAGGCCCGCCTGCTCCGCGTGCTGGAAAACGGCGAGTTTATCCGGGTAGGTTCTTCTAAAGTGCAGAAGACCGACGTACGCGTAGTAGCCGCTACCAACGTAAATCTGCTGGATGCCGTGCGTGAAGGCCGCTTCCGCGAAGACCTATATTACCGCCTCAACACGGTGCCCATCACAGTTCCACCGTTACGTGAACGAGACGATGACATCTACTTACTGTTTAGAAAGTTCGCGACGGATTTTGCCGACCGTTATCGGGTAAAGCCGGTGTCGCTGACGCCCGAAGCAGTGCAGGAATTGCAGCGCTTCCGGTTCCCCGGCAATATCCGCCAACTCAAGAACGTGGCCGAGCAGATGTCAGTGCTGGAAACGGACCGCGAGGTAGACGCGCGCCGCCTACGGCAGTACCTGCCCGCCGACCAGAGCAGCCGCCTGCCCATGCTGGTGCACGCCGCCGGCAGCGCCACCGATGGCGCCGGCAACACCTACTCCGAGCGCGACTTGCTGTACAAAGTGCTCTTCGATATGCGCCGTGACATGACGGACCTGAAGAAGCTGGTGCTGGATATGGCCACAGGTCAGCGCCCCCACGAAACTCAGGAGCTGCTGCGCCAGAACAGCCATCTGTTCAATAACCTAAGCGTGGCCCCCTATGAAAATGGGCAAGCGGCTAGGCCACTTCGGCAGCCTTCGCCGGATGGCTCTTCGAGCGAGTATATTCTCAACTCCCGCGACTTGGACGTGGAAGACGCGGCTGATTATGAGGATGATGCACACCGCGTAGAGGACATCACCCACGAAACTGAAGAAGAAACTCTTTCTCTGGAGGCCAAAGAGAAGGAGATGATTATCAAGGCGCTGAAAAAGCATCACAACAAGCGCAAGTATGCCGCCCATGACTTGGGCATTTCGGAGCGCACGCTCTACCGCAAACTCAAGCAATATGACCTCGAACAAGCGTAA
- the miaB gene encoding tRNA (N6-isopentenyl adenosine(37)-C2)-methylthiotransferase MiaB yields the protein MSQPLITLDFLDTATIPTPSVEATTHEQTPSGEVRVSPATETGRKRKLYIESYGCQMNFSDSEIVSSILFEQGFDTTEQLEDADLVLLNTCSIREKAEQTVRMRLSQINSHKKRNPGLLVGVLGCMAERLKSKFLEEEKLVDLVVGPDAYRDLPQLIQQVDSGQKAVNVLLSREETYADITPVRLNSNGITAFISIMRGCDNMCSFCVVPFTRGRERSRDAHSIVQEARDLVAQGYKEVTLLGQNVDSYKWASEDGLEQVNFAQLLESVALVSPELRVRFSTSHPKDITDEVLHTMARYDNICKYIHLPAQSGNSRVLKLMNRTYDRPWYEERVQAIRRILGPGCAISTDMIAGFCSETEEEHQDTLSLIDWVQYDMAYMFFYSERPGTLAARKLEDDIPLDVKKRRLQEIIDLQQKSSAARNQLAVGKVHQVLVENFSKRSAEHLSGRNSQNQVVIFPKKHYKKGDYVNVFVHTGTGGSLLGDAVE from the coding sequence ATGTCCCAACCGCTGATTACCCTCGATTTTCTCGATACCGCTACTATACCTACTCCTTCGGTGGAAGCTACCACACATGAGCAGACGCCTTCGGGTGAAGTGCGCGTGAGCCCGGCCACCGAAACCGGCCGCAAGCGCAAGCTCTATATTGAAAGCTACGGCTGTCAGATGAATTTCTCCGACTCTGAAATCGTGTCAAGCATCCTCTTCGAGCAGGGCTTCGATACGACGGAACAACTGGAAGATGCTGACCTGGTGCTACTTAACACCTGCTCCATTCGGGAAAAGGCCGAGCAGACCGTGCGCATGCGCTTGTCGCAGATCAACAGCCACAAGAAGCGCAACCCTGGCCTACTGGTAGGGGTGCTGGGCTGCATGGCGGAGCGCCTGAAAAGCAAGTTTCTGGAAGAAGAAAAGCTGGTAGACTTAGTGGTTGGCCCCGATGCTTACCGCGACCTTCCCCAACTGATTCAGCAGGTTGACAGCGGCCAAAAAGCCGTAAACGTGCTGCTGAGCCGCGAGGAAACATACGCCGACATCACGCCGGTGCGCCTGAACTCGAACGGTATTACGGCCTTTATCAGCATCATGCGCGGCTGCGACAACATGTGCTCTTTCTGCGTGGTGCCCTTCACCCGCGGCCGGGAGCGCAGCCGCGACGCCCACAGCATTGTGCAGGAAGCCCGCGACCTGGTGGCCCAGGGCTACAAGGAAGTCACGCTCCTAGGCCAGAACGTCGACTCTTATAAGTGGGCTTCAGAAGATGGCCTGGAGCAAGTTAACTTTGCCCAGCTCTTGGAAAGCGTAGCCCTCGTGAGCCCGGAGCTGCGGGTACGCTTCTCTACCTCGCACCCCAAGGACATCACCGATGAAGTGCTCCACACCATGGCGCGCTACGACAATATCTGCAAGTACATCCATCTGCCTGCCCAAAGCGGTAACTCGCGGGTACTCAAGCTGATGAACCGCACCTACGACCGCCCTTGGTACGAGGAGCGTGTGCAAGCTATCCGTCGCATCCTCGGCCCCGGGTGCGCCATTAGCACCGACATGATTGCGGGCTTCTGCTCCGAAACCGAGGAAGAACACCAGGATACGCTTAGTCTTATCGACTGGGTACAGTATGATATGGCCTACATGTTCTTCTACTCGGAGCGTCCCGGTACGCTGGCTGCGCGCAAGCTGGAAGACGATATTCCGCTGGACGTAAAGAAGCGCCGCCTGCAGGAAATCATTGATTTACAGCAGAAAAGCAGCGCGGCCCGCAATCAGCTAGCGGTGGGCAAGGTGCACCAGGTTTTGGTCGAGAATTTCTCTAAGCGCAGCGCTGAGCACCTCAGCGGCCGCAATAGCCAGAACCAGGTCGTCATCTTCCCCAAAAAGCACTACAAAAAGGGCGACTACGTGAACGTGTTTGTGCACACAGGCACCGGCGGCTCGTTGCTCGGCGACGCCGTAGAGTAA
- a CDS encoding HAD family hydrolase, translated as MFTPHLIAFDADDTLWSNQPHFDQVEARLFNIMAHCGDPDRISRQLNAVQRENMKLFGYGAKSFMLSMIETALQLTDGAITGSDIQHILDMGKDLLRYPIEPLPGVQEVLTELRQRGHQLMVLTKGDLFDQESKIARSGLGEFFDHVEIVSEKDEATYQRLLTRYSAQPETFCMIGNSLKSDIMPIARLGFRAVHVPYHATWIFERVEPEQLTGLEFHQVSDLREVLTYLP; from the coding sequence ATGTTTACTCCCCATCTTATTGCCTTCGATGCCGACGATACACTGTGGTCAAACCAACCGCATTTCGATCAGGTAGAAGCCCGGCTCTTCAACATCATGGCCCATTGTGGCGATCCTGACCGCATCAGCCGGCAGCTTAATGCGGTGCAGCGGGAAAACATGAAACTCTTCGGCTATGGGGCCAAGTCTTTCATGCTCTCCATGATCGAAACTGCCCTCCAGCTCACCGACGGTGCCATAACCGGTTCAGACATTCAGCACATTCTGGATATGGGCAAAGACTTGCTGCGCTACCCCATTGAGCCGCTACCCGGCGTACAGGAAGTCCTAACCGAGTTGCGCCAGCGTGGCCATCAGCTGATGGTGCTTACCAAAGGCGACCTGTTCGATCAGGAAAGCAAAATTGCCCGCTCCGGGCTAGGAGAGTTTTTCGACCACGTAGAGATTGTCAGCGAGAAGGACGAGGCTACCTACCAGCGTTTACTTACGCGCTACAGCGCTCAGCCCGAGACCTTTTGTATGATCGGCAATTCGCTGAAATCCGATATTATGCCGATTGCCCGATTGGGATTTCGGGCCGTGCACGTGCCCTACCACGCCACCTGGATTTTCGAACGCGTGGAGCCCGAGCAGCTGACTGGACTAGAGTTCCATCAAGTAAGTGATTTGCGCGAGGTGCTTACCTATCTGCCTTGA
- a CDS encoding chloramphenicol acetyltransferase translates to MKQPINLATWNRREHFAFFSAFEEPFFGLVAPVECTGAQAEAKRLGVSFFLYYLYHAVQAANEIPEFRTRIENGQVYLYDRVHASATLGREDHTFAFSFIEQHDELAGFVASATAEMEAVRTSTGLRLSETTARPDVLHCSALPWVRFSGLTHARSFSHPDSCPKVSFGQLYQENGATWMPVSVNIHHGLADAYHVGLFLAAFERRLKQGS, encoded by the coding sequence ATGAAACAGCCTATTAACCTGGCCACCTGGAACCGCCGCGAGCATTTTGCCTTCTTCTCTGCGTTTGAAGAACCTTTCTTCGGCTTAGTCGCGCCCGTGGAATGCACAGGCGCTCAGGCGGAAGCCAAGCGGCTGGGCGTGTCGTTTTTCCTGTACTACCTCTACCACGCCGTGCAGGCCGCCAACGAGATACCAGAGTTTCGCACGCGCATTGAGAATGGCCAGGTGTATCTATATGATCGGGTGCATGCCTCAGCCACGCTGGGCCGCGAAGACCATACGTTTGCCTTTTCCTTTATTGAGCAGCACGATGAGTTGGCAGGTTTCGTGGCTTCCGCTACTGCTGAAATGGAGGCCGTACGCACCAGCACTGGCCTACGCCTGAGCGAAACCACTGCCCGCCCCGATGTGCTGCATTGCTCGGCCCTGCCGTGGGTGCGCTTCAGCGGGCTCACCCATGCCCGCAGCTTCAGCCACCCGGATAGCTGCCCCAAAGTCTCCTTCGGCCAGCTCTATCAGGAGAACGGTGCCACCTGGATGCCCGTGTCTGTGAATATTCACCATGGCCTAGCCGATGCGTATCATGTAGGCCTATTCCTGGCGGCCTTTGAGCGCCGACTGAAACAGGGAAGCTAA
- a CDS encoding anthranilate synthase component I family protein: MYSVRLPDLPPDFRARALEWASGFPLCAYFEPNNVAYPHGSFQRRLAVRGSLAPSPGTLAELEQWLGQASEAPRCGLLTYDLKNEVEVLHSRHPDGLEWPTLHFFEPEIWLEWQTDTLEIHTISSASASPTDILAQILATTPLTPPVSAPLSFEARMPKAEYLAAVENIREDILNGEVYELNLCQEFYAENVVLDPVAVFLRLQEVSPTPFAGFYRWHDRYLLCASPERFLRRQGSTLLSQPIKGTIRRGATPETDEQQRLTLLHDEKERAENLMIVDLVRNDLARVAETGTVHVPELFGLYPFRHVWQMISTVQATAQPGLGLVDSLRAAFPMGSMTGAPKIRAMQLIEHYERARRGLYSGSIGYVLPNGDFDFNVVIRSLQYRQDTGYLSFQVGSAITYDSVPEREYEECLLKARAILDVLGVQHL; the protein is encoded by the coding sequence GTGTACTCTGTTCGCCTACCCGACCTCCCGCCCGACTTCCGCGCCCGTGCTCTAGAGTGGGCCTCTGGGTTTCCTTTATGCGCCTATTTTGAGCCAAATAATGTAGCCTATCCGCACGGCTCCTTCCAGCGGCGGTTAGCAGTACGGGGCTCACTGGCTCCTTCTCCCGGCACATTAGCGGAGTTGGAACAATGGCTAGGCCAGGCCAGCGAGGCGCCCCGGTGTGGACTGCTCACCTACGATCTTAAAAACGAAGTGGAAGTGCTGCACAGCCGCCACCCCGATGGGCTGGAGTGGCCTACACTTCATTTTTTCGAGCCGGAAATCTGGTTGGAATGGCAAACGGACACTCTGGAAATCCACACCATCTCGTCCGCCTCTGCTTCCCCAACCGATATACTGGCGCAAATTCTGGCCACTACGCCACTTACGCCGCCTGTTTCTGCTCCTCTTTCCTTTGAGGCCCGCATGCCAAAAGCGGAATATCTGGCGGCCGTCGAGAACATCCGGGAAGACATTCTCAACGGGGAAGTGTACGAGTTGAACCTGTGTCAGGAATTCTACGCCGAAAACGTGGTGCTTGACCCCGTTGCGGTCTTTCTGCGCTTGCAGGAGGTTTCGCCTACACCTTTCGCCGGGTTTTACCGCTGGCACGACCGGTACTTACTCTGCGCCTCTCCAGAAAGGTTTCTGCGTCGCCAGGGCTCCACGCTGCTGTCGCAACCAATCAAAGGCACCATCCGGCGCGGTGCCACCCCGGAAACCGATGAACAGCAGCGCCTGACGTTGCTGCACGACGAGAAAGAGCGTGCCGAAAACCTGATGATTGTGGATCTGGTGCGCAACGATCTGGCGCGCGTAGCCGAAACCGGTACGGTGCACGTGCCGGAGTTATTCGGCCTCTACCCTTTCCGCCATGTGTGGCAGATGATTTCCACCGTGCAGGCCACCGCCCAACCAGGCCTAGGCCTGGTTGATTCACTACGGGCCGCCTTCCCAATGGGCTCCATGACGGGTGCCCCGAAAATCAGGGCCATGCAGCTTATTGAGCACTACGAGCGTGCCCGTCGGGGCCTGTACAGCGGCAGCATCGGCTACGTACTGCCAAATGGCGACTTCGATTTCAACGTGGTCATCCGCAGCCTGCAGTACCGCCAAGATACCGGCTACCTCAGCTTCCAGGTCGGCTCCGCCATCACCTATGACTCTGTGCCTGAGCGCGAATACGAAGAATGCCTCCTGAAAGCCCGGGCCATACTGGACGTTTTGGGCGTTCAGCATCTGTAG
- a CDS encoding tetratricopeptide repeat protein, which produces MMLPTPMRAGFGRGLRRLCLWLTCFVWGIDTSFSGPLQEAEVAAASQQPTLNKQLARAYAEVLKMRPAAARSLLRPELARTPTAAGPLLVADCLQITELLISQDATGYQATIDAQDQRLSTLEKSGEAGALRAYARAEIRLHQAAAQVVFGHEVQGAWSLRQSFLQMQAVVQRFPQYLPARKTLGMMQFFIGSLPENYRWFLKLLGLPGSVETGLQNMRLAASQPNDFQLEARLILALLEETYYKKPEAALQLVETLHHQQPDNLLLGYLRVSLHKKQHHTDAALAAYRACPSGPTYLALPYLHHMAADLLLYQGQYAASARENQQFLTNYSGQHYRKDAAFKLYLAAWLAGDATSAEKYRRQIDMGGRTVLEEDNYAQRFFEEKLPLNRTLTRARLQIDGGYYHDALRTLNSFRAVRTTPLRDRLEEPYRRARAYHLLGHPDSARLLYARTIALAGSAPYYFAPQSALQLGYLYQLEGQKNTARVYFKKALSYPKHEYKNSTDTKAKLALKELE; this is translated from the coding sequence ATGATGCTCCCCACCCCGATGCGCGCAGGATTTGGCAGAGGCCTACGACGGCTGTGTCTCTGGCTGACATGCTTCGTATGGGGTATAGATACCAGCTTCAGTGGCCCACTCCAGGAGGCAGAGGTAGCCGCAGCCAGCCAGCAGCCAACCCTCAATAAACAGCTCGCCCGCGCCTACGCCGAAGTACTCAAGATGCGGCCCGCGGCGGCACGTTCCCTGCTACGCCCGGAGCTAGCCCGCACGCCTACTGCCGCCGGACCCTTGCTGGTGGCCGATTGCCTGCAAATCACAGAACTACTTATAAGTCAGGATGCCACAGGGTATCAGGCCACCATCGACGCCCAGGATCAGCGCCTAAGCACGCTGGAGAAGTCTGGGGAAGCCGGAGCTTTGCGGGCGTATGCGCGGGCCGAAATCCGTTTGCACCAGGCGGCCGCACAGGTGGTGTTTGGGCATGAGGTGCAGGGCGCCTGGAGCTTACGCCAGAGCTTCCTCCAGATGCAGGCCGTCGTGCAGCGCTTTCCGCAATACCTGCCGGCCCGCAAAACGCTGGGGATGATGCAGTTCTTCATCGGCTCTTTGCCTGAAAACTACCGCTGGTTCCTGAAGCTGCTAGGCCTGCCGGGCAGCGTGGAGACTGGCCTACAGAACATGCGCTTAGCTGCCAGCCAGCCCAACGACTTCCAACTGGAAGCCCGCCTGATTCTGGCCCTACTGGAAGAAACGTACTACAAAAAGCCCGAAGCCGCCCTGCAGCTGGTGGAAACGCTTCATCATCAACAGCCTGACAATTTGTTGCTGGGGTATCTACGGGTGAGCTTGCATAAAAAGCAGCACCACACCGATGCGGCTTTGGCCGCTTACCGGGCCTGCCCCAGCGGCCCAACCTACCTAGCCCTGCCCTACCTGCACCACATGGCAGCCGACCTGTTGCTCTACCAGGGCCAGTACGCCGCTTCAGCGCGGGAAAACCAACAATTCCTTACGAATTACAGCGGGCAGCACTATCGCAAAGATGCCGCCTTCAAGCTCTATCTCGCAGCCTGGCTTGCCGGAGATGCCACTTCCGCCGAAAAATACCGCCGACAGATTGATATGGGCGGCCGTACAGTGCTGGAGGAAGACAACTATGCGCAGCGGTTTTTCGAGGAAAAGCTCCCGCTTAACCGCACGCTCACGCGGGCCCGCCTGCAAATAGACGGCGGCTACTACCACGATGCCTTACGCACCCTAAACAGCTTTCGGGCCGTGCGCACCACACCTTTGCGCGACCGGCTAGAAGAACCGTACCGGCGGGCCCGCGCCTACCACCTCCTAGGCCACCCCGATTCGGCCCGGCTTCTTTACGCCCGCACAATTGCGTTAGCGGGCAGCGCACCTTATTACTTTGCCCCCCAATCGGCTTTGCAGCTAGGCTACTTATACCAGCTGGAAGGACAGAAGAATACCGCCCGTGTCTACTTTAAAAAGGCCCTGAGCTACCCCAAACACGAGTATAAAAACAGTACCGACACCAAAGCAAAACTGGCACTGAAGGAGTTAGAGTAG
- a CDS encoding zinc ribbon domain-containing protein, protein MISNPSAENPVASKLEALLNLQRIDSQLDEIRRVRGDLPEEVRDLEDEIAGYEVRVSKFDEEIAGLNEQIKQRKQNAKDADGLIKRYEDQQQNVRNNREYEAIAKEIELQKLEIQISEKKIKEAQYQIELKNTDIAGTKQRLEERKKDLTNKKGELDVIVGESEADEKKLMDERGEAVKPVEDRLLMAYTRIRGNVRNGLAVVTVKRDACGGCFNTVPPQRQADIIAHKKIIVCEHCGRVLADVEARVA, encoded by the coding sequence ATGATTTCTAATCCCTCCGCGGAGAATCCCGTTGCCAGCAAGCTGGAAGCCCTTCTGAATCTGCAGCGTATCGACTCGCAGCTCGACGAAATCCGGCGCGTGCGTGGCGACTTGCCAGAAGAGGTTCGTGACCTGGAGGACGAAATTGCCGGCTATGAGGTGCGCGTGAGCAAGTTCGACGAGGAAATCGCCGGACTCAACGAGCAGATCAAGCAGCGCAAGCAGAACGCCAAAGATGCCGACGGCCTCATTAAGCGCTACGAAGACCAGCAGCAGAACGTCCGCAACAACCGCGAGTACGAGGCTATTGCCAAGGAAATTGAACTCCAGAAGCTGGAAATCCAGATTTCTGAGAAGAAAATCAAAGAAGCTCAGTACCAGATTGAGCTGAAGAACACCGATATCGCTGGCACCAAGCAGCGCCTTGAAGAGCGGAAGAAAGACCTTACCAACAAGAAAGGTGAACTCGATGTGATTGTAGGTGAAAGCGAAGCCGACGAGAAGAAACTCATGGACGAGCGCGGCGAAGCCGTGAAGCCCGTTGAGGATCGTTTGCTGATGGCCTACACCCGTATCCGCGGTAACGTACGTAACGGCCTGGCCGTGGTAACGGTAAAGCGCGATGCATGCGGTGGCTGCTTCAACACGGTGCCCCCGCAGCGCCAGGCAGACATCATTGCCCACAAGAAAATCATCGTGTGTGAGCACTGCGGCCGCGTTTTGGCTGACGTAGAAGCTCGCGTTGCGTAG
- a CDS encoding Nif3-like dinuclear metal center hexameric protein, whose translation MPVTVQELARVLERAAPLAYQESYDNAGLQCGNPQMEVRGVLIALDCTPAILDEALRRGCNVVVAHHPVVFKPLKRLTGANEVEQTIIKAIKNDIAIYAAHTNLDNVLHGVNRKLAEKLGLQNLQILDPKSGTLGKLVTYVPPAHTEVVLQALYQAGAGQIGQYSNCSFRMEGTGTFTPGAGTNPHTGTPLQPESTREERVEVLLPLHLQGAVLRALQQAHPYEEVAYELIRLENVHQDVGSGMVGDLTEEMSPQEFRRHLREALGVPVVKHTDFDQPIRRVALCGGAGSFLIGKARAAGAQAYVTGDLKYHEYFGAEGRLMLCDVGHFESEQFTGEIFRDLLTDNFGSTFALLTAETLTNPVRYDF comes from the coding sequence ATGCCCGTAACCGTTCAAGAACTGGCCCGCGTGCTGGAGCGCGCTGCTCCCCTGGCCTACCAGGAATCCTACGACAATGCTGGCCTGCAGTGCGGCAACCCACAGATGGAAGTGCGCGGCGTGCTCATTGCCCTAGACTGCACCCCGGCCATACTAGACGAAGCTCTGCGCCGCGGCTGCAACGTAGTGGTAGCCCACCATCCGGTGGTGTTCAAGCCGCTCAAACGCCTTACCGGGGCCAATGAAGTAGAGCAAACCATCATCAAGGCTATTAAAAACGACATAGCCATCTATGCAGCGCATACCAACCTGGATAATGTGCTGCACGGCGTCAACCGGAAGCTGGCCGAGAAACTGGGCCTGCAGAATCTGCAGATCCTCGATCCCAAATCGGGGACGCTGGGCAAACTCGTAACGTACGTGCCTCCTGCGCATACTGAGGTAGTGCTGCAGGCGCTCTATCAGGCCGGCGCGGGCCAGATAGGCCAGTATTCCAACTGCAGCTTCCGCATGGAAGGCACCGGCACGTTCACGCCGGGCGCGGGCACTAACCCCCATACCGGCACCCCGCTTCAGCCCGAAAGCACACGCGAGGAGCGCGTGGAGGTGCTGCTGCCACTGCATCTGCAGGGCGCCGTGCTGCGGGCGTTGCAACAGGCGCATCCGTATGAAGAAGTGGCCTACGAGCTTATCAGGCTGGAAAACGTGCACCAGGATGTGGGCTCCGGTATGGTCGGTGACCTGACCGAGGAGATGAGCCCCCAGGAATTCCGGCGGCATTTGCGCGAGGCGCTGGGCGTGCCCGTCGTGAAACATACTGATTTTGACCAGCCCATCCGGCGGGTGGCCTTGTGCGGTGGCGCGGGCAGCTTCCTTATCGGGAAGGCCCGCGCCGCTGGCGCCCAGGCCTATGTAACCGGCGACCTGAAGTATCACGAATATTTTGGCGCCGAAGGCCGCCTGATGCTCTGCGACGTAGGCCACTTTGAGAGCGAGCAATTCACGGGCGAAATATTCCGGGATTTGCTTACCGACAACTTTGGGAGTACTTTTGCGCTCTTAACTGCTGAGACCCTTACCAACCCCGTCCGTTATGATTTCTAA